The Camelina sativa cultivar DH55 chromosome 16, Cs, whole genome shotgun sequence sequence CCATGTACTGCAGCAGATAATAACATTAGCCTACCAATCATCATCCTTTGGGGTTCAGACCATGTCTTGCTAAAATCCATAACCTTTTCCAACTCAGTATACTTTGGACCGTCTGAAGTTGTTGCAATCTTCATTTCGCTCCAAAATGGATGATGATCAACATCTATGTTCTCTGACGGGTCAATTGGATCACAGTTTAATCCCGTTATTTCAGCAAACTCATTTAACGAAAATCTGATAGGTCTACCATCAATCAACGACCATATCTCATGCGAATTGTTGACTGCTAGCTGATGTGTAAGGATATAGTGAACTTTTGCAGCAGACCAAGTGTATCATATTTCAGCTAACTTAATAAATACTCCAAGAGATGATTCCTTCAACTTACCCCACACATCCAAGCCTAAACCCTCTTTCATTATCccaatttttgacaaaaagcAATTGTGGTTCATGCTCCTGTTTTGCAAGGGAGATCTTCCTTCTTCACAGAGGCGAGGATGCCATTCCTATACATATTGAAATTTAAATCATGAGACAACAAATATAATGATAGGATCATCTTCAAACACATTTAAAACCgatcacaaacaaaacatctgTAAAATATTACACTAATCCAAGAAAACAATCTTAGAATTTTAGCCATCTGAAGAACAAACATATCCGATTATCAAACacgagaatgaaaaaaaaaactgtcactTTGGtaaaacaatgaaataaatTTGTAGCTATAACAATCAACTTTCAAATTATTCACTCTCGAATTGGGGGCAAATTATTTATCTAAACAAAGCCCATCAAATTAGATAAACTTCTTaccagaaaaatgaaaattgaaccCACCGAAAATTGAACCCACTGAAAATTGAAGCCACCGATTGATTTGAGGAGCACCAAAGCAATTGAGGAGCAAGATCTGCAACAAAACGAGATAATTCAACTAACCGTTTATCTAATAAATCAACAAGACAAAAATCCACCACCACCCAAATCTAAATTGAACGGAAATAGCATGCAACACAAGATACCTACCGAATCAGACAAACAATAAACTCGGTCTCGGTTTTCTATGAATCATTGAATtgggtttttggtgagatcgaCAGAGGAGTTTCCGAGTTCAACAAAACAGAGTAGCGGCGACGATTAGGGTTCTTATTCCCCAAAGAAGGAAATTAGATGCGATGAATCTTCTCTTTCGCCGGCGATTTAAAGAAtcaaagataaaagagaaagaaccgaaaaaaaaagttgcagaAAAACGAAGAAGTGTTTGAATTCTAATATTATCGAgtatgatttttttccttttgtatcaTAGTCAAtatattcttaaaattaatttctgCAGACAGAATAATAATTTAGGTTTTTCGGTCTTTTTACTTAAATGGGGGTTAATTTAGTTCTAATCGTAGTTTGAGAGTTAATGTAGTTATTATACCTCATATTTGTGTCAAACTGGGTAAATCTCACTATTATATATATcccaacattttaaaattttaaaatatttcctTCAATGaaccttttaatttttaggTACTTAAACATTCtgttaatatttcataattcttcttgtaaattatattttcgtaatttctaaacttttttgaTATAAAGATCGCTTTTGTAAAAATCAGTCTACGAACCCGAATTATAGACAAACTCTTTAAAATCTTCTTCATTGCACAAAATCAACAGATCCAAAACTTCATCTATATAGATCACTTCTTCTACTCTTAATCTCCCAACACTTGTAATTAAAACATCTAACACcccatgtaaaaaaaaaaaaaccttgcaTATTTGGGCCTTCAAGTCCAATAAATATCAGTTCATTAAAGACAAAATCGATGTTGATATTTTATCTGTCATAAGTCCCATATACAAAATTATCTAGCAGAGAGATTAGTGTTGTGTTGAATTGAATCACATCCACATATACACAGACTCAAAGCAAAAGAAGCCAAAAGCACACGACTCTGTGCTGTGTTTGTTTACTCGTTTGTTTattatatctcttcttctttaacacCAATGGCTCCAATCGTACCACTTCACCGTACCTCTAAAAATCTCCACTTCTCTCACAAAAACCATGCTATTaaacatttcttcttctccaatctctCATCGTAACCCTCACTTCCTCTCCAATTTCAACAACCCCATCTCTTATTTCCCTCGACGATCccatctctcaaaatctcacctTTTCCCGAATCTCTCTGCTTTACCGAACCAGAGTCTCAAAAACAGAGTCTTGTTCGGAAACAAGAGGTACCCAGATGGAGGAGAAAGGAATGATTTTAGGACGAGAGCAATCTCTGGGATTGATTTGGGAAGCTTTGAATCTGTTCTTGAAGCTATCGCTGTTCTCACAACGATCATCGTTGTCCATGAATCAGGTCATTTTCTTGCGGCTTCTCTTCAAGGGATCCATGTGAGTAAATTCGCAATTGGGTTTGGTCCGATTCTAGCTAAGTTCGATTACAACAATGTTGAGTACTCTCTTAGGGCTTTTCCTCTAGGTGGCTTTGTTGGTTTCCCTGATAATGATCCGGACAGTGAGATTCCCATTGACGATGAGAATCTCCTTAAGAACAGACCAACTCTAGATAGATCTATTGTAGTTTCAGCTGGAATCATCGCAAATGTGATCTTTGCTTACGCTATCATCTTTGTTCAAGTGTTATCTGTTGGTTTGCCTGTACAAGAAGCGTTTCCTGGTGTTCTTGTTCCTGAAGTTAAGACCTTTTCTGCTGCCTCTCGTGATGGGTTGCTTTCAGGGGATGTGATCCTCGCTGTGGATGGTACTGAACTGTCTAGAACCGGACCTGACGCTGTTTCTAAGATTGTTGACATTGTTAAAAGAAACCCTAAGAGTGATGTGGTGTTTAGAATCGAAAGAGGGAATCAAGATTTCGATATTAGGGTTACACCGGATAAGAACTTTGATGGGACGGGGAAGATCGGTGTTCAGTTGTCTCCAAATGTTAGGATCACTAAGGTGAGACCGAGGAATGTTCCGGAGACATTTAGATTTGTGG is a genomic window containing:
- the LOC104749616 gene encoding membrane metalloprotease ARASP, chloroplastic-like, yielding MLLNISSSPISHRNPHFLSNFNNPISYFPRRSHLSKSHLFPNLSALPNQSLKNRVLFGNKRYPDGGERNDFRTRAISGIDLGSFESVLEAIAVLTTIIVVHESGHFLAASLQGIHVSKFAIGFGPILAKFDYNNVEYSLRAFPLGGFVGFPDNDPDSEIPIDDENLLKNRPTLDRSIVVSAGIIANVIFAYAIIFVQVLSVGLPVQEAFPGVLVPEVKTFSAASRDGLLSGDVILAVDGTELSRTGPDAVSKIVDIVKRNPKSDVVFRIERGNQDFDIRVTPDKNFDGTGKIGVQLSPNVRITKVRPRNVPETFRFVGKEFMGLSSNVLDGLKQTFFNFSQTASKVAGPVAIIAVGAEVARSNIDGLYQFAALLNINLAVINLLPLPALDGGTLALILLEAVRGGRKLPVEVEQGIMSSGIMLVIFLGLFLIVKDTLSLDFIKEML